The following coding sequences lie in one Listeria ivanovii subsp. londoniensis genomic window:
- a CDS encoding PTS sugar transporter subunit IIC, with the protein MAESKKKSIVNGFINVAQKLGGQIHLRSLRDAFASIMPFMILAGFVTLINYVILEPTGFMGKIVNPDTLRTWQEIGISIGNGTLSVITLLVTVAISYHLCLNRGYKNVIAPILVALSSFIVVTPIATTFLPEGATKSIEVPNVIPVSYTGAAGMFVGIIVGLIATDLFIKLSKNKRMQINLTGNIPPAVIKSFNVLIPIMITVIIFSVVSFAVNQIFSMDFNTLVTTIITKPLSYVTTSLPGFLLITSIANLFFGLGIHQAVISGPLLDPFLLQNMQENMVAYANHQEIPHIINMAFKDTFAVMGGSGNTIGLLIAIFIFGKRKDYKDISKLSAAPSLFNISEPIIFGLPIVFNPLLIIPFVLAPIFSLTTAYYATAAGWINHVVVQTPWTTPPIISGFLATGGDWRASVLQIIIIVVTVFIYLPFLRMDEKVAFATAQKAEEK; encoded by the coding sequence ATGGCAGAGTCGAAAAAAAAGTCGATTGTTAATGGGTTTATTAATGTAGCACAAAAGCTCGGGGGACAGATTCATTTGCGTTCCTTGCGTGATGCTTTTGCGAGTATTATGCCATTTATGATTTTGGCTGGTTTTGTAACGCTAATCAATTATGTTATTTTAGAACCAACTGGCTTTATGGGCAAGATTGTTAACCCTGACACACTCAGAACCTGGCAAGAAATCGGGATCTCGATTGGGAACGGAACGCTAAGTGTTATTACGTTACTTGTAACTGTCGCAATTTCGTACCACTTATGTTTAAACCGTGGCTATAAAAATGTGATTGCCCCAATTTTAGTTGCTCTATCTTCTTTCATTGTGGTGACACCGATTGCGACAACCTTTCTTCCAGAAGGAGCAACTAAATCCATCGAAGTTCCAAATGTTATCCCTGTTAGCTATACTGGTGCAGCTGGCATGTTCGTCGGAATTATCGTTGGCTTGATTGCAACGGATTTATTCATTAAACTATCCAAAAACAAACGGATGCAAATCAATTTAACCGGAAATATTCCACCAGCTGTGATTAAGTCATTTAATGTATTAATTCCAATTATGATTACGGTGATTATTTTCTCGGTTGTATCATTCGCGGTCAACCAAATTTTCAGCATGGACTTTAATACGTTAGTAACGACAATTATTACGAAACCACTTAGTTATGTAACGACAAGTCTGCCAGGATTCTTGCTTATTACTTCTATCGCCAATCTATTCTTTGGTTTAGGTATTCACCAAGCCGTTATTTCTGGACCGTTACTAGATCCGTTTTTACTACAAAATATGCAAGAAAACATGGTTGCCTATGCGAATCATCAAGAAATCCCCCATATTATCAACATGGCATTTAAAGACACTTTTGCTGTTATGGGTGGATCAGGAAATACGATTGGCTTATTAATTGCTATTTTCATCTTTGGGAAACGAAAAGACTATAAAGATATTTCCAAATTGTCTGCGGCGCCTTCTCTTTTCAACATTAGTGAACCAATTATCTTTGGACTACCAATCGTTTTCAATCCGTTACTAATTATTCCATTTGTACTTGCACCGATTTTCTCACTAACAACAGCGTATTATGCGACCGCAGCTGGTTGGATTAATCATGTCGTTGTGCAAACCCCATGGACGACACCGCCTATTATTTCAGGTTTCCTGGCAACTGGTGGAGACTGGCGAGCGTCTGTTTTACAAATAATTATCATTGTAGTGACCGTCTTTATCTATCTACCGTTCTTGCGCATGGATGAAAAAGTCGCATTTGCTACAGCACAAAAAGCAGAAGAAAAATAA
- the iolA gene encoding methylmalonate-semialdehyde dehydrogenase: MTKVRKLKNYVNGEWVSSKTGKYEDVINPATGEVLCQVPISTRAELDEAAEISEKAFGKWSQMAVPRRARVLFSFQQLLIQHKEELARLITLENGKNLSEARGEVQRGIENVEFAAGAPTLMMGDSLASIATDVEAANYRYPVGVVGGITPFNFPMMVPCWMFPMAIALGNTFILKPSERTPLLMEKLVGLFSEAGLPKGVFNVVYGAHDVVNGILESDKIKAVSFVGSKPVGEYVYKTGNANLKRVQALTGAKNHTIVLNDADLEDTVTNVISAAFGSAGERCMACAVVTVEEGIADEFLEALRIAARNVKIGNGLDDGVFLGPVIREENQKRTLAYIEKGIAEGAKLTVDGRETEISEGYFVGPTILEEVTTDMTVWKEEIFAPVLSVIRVKNLQEAVEIANKSEFANGACIFTNNAKAIRYFREKIDAGMLGVNLGVPAPMAFFPFSGWKSSFYGTLHANGKDSVDFYTHKKVVTARYSLKGYEE, from the coding sequence ATGACAAAAGTACGGAAATTGAAGAACTATGTGAATGGCGAATGGGTATCGAGTAAGACGGGAAAATATGAAGATGTCATTAATCCGGCAACTGGAGAAGTGTTGTGCCAAGTACCGATTTCTACACGTGCGGAACTAGATGAAGCAGCAGAGATTTCCGAAAAAGCCTTTGGAAAATGGAGTCAGATGGCTGTACCGAGACGAGCTCGAGTTCTATTTTCATTCCAACAGTTGCTCATTCAACATAAAGAAGAATTAGCTAGATTGATTACTTTAGAAAACGGAAAAAATTTATCAGAAGCGCGAGGGGAAGTTCAGCGTGGAATTGAAAATGTGGAGTTTGCAGCTGGAGCACCGACACTGATGATGGGGGATTCGCTGGCATCGATTGCAACCGATGTAGAAGCAGCAAATTATCGTTATCCAGTTGGTGTTGTTGGTGGAATTACGCCATTTAACTTCCCAATGATGGTACCTTGTTGGATGTTTCCGATGGCAATCGCGCTTGGAAATACGTTCATTTTGAAGCCTTCCGAACGAACACCACTATTAATGGAGAAGTTAGTCGGACTCTTTTCTGAAGCAGGACTTCCAAAAGGAGTTTTCAATGTCGTTTACGGTGCGCATGATGTCGTGAATGGTATTTTAGAAAGCGATAAAATTAAAGCGGTTTCTTTTGTCGGATCAAAACCAGTCGGCGAATACGTTTATAAAACAGGGAATGCAAATTTGAAACGAGTGCAAGCTCTAACTGGCGCGAAAAACCATACGATAGTTTTAAATGACGCCGACCTTGAAGACACTGTGACCAATGTTATTTCCGCGGCGTTTGGGTCTGCAGGAGAGCGCTGTATGGCGTGCGCAGTTGTAACCGTAGAGGAAGGAATTGCCGACGAATTTTTGGAAGCGCTTCGAATTGCTGCGCGAAATGTGAAAATCGGTAACGGATTAGATGACGGTGTATTCCTCGGCCCTGTCATACGCGAAGAAAATCAAAAACGGACGCTCGCTTACATCGAAAAAGGTATAGCAGAGGGCGCGAAGTTAACTGTAGATGGTCGCGAAACCGAAATTTCGGAGGGGTATTTTGTGGGTCCAACGATTTTAGAAGAAGTGACAACCGATATGACCGTTTGGAAAGAAGAAATTTTTGCACCAGTATTGTCGGTTATTCGCGTGAAAAACTTGCAAGAAGCAGTGGAAATTGCGAATAAATCTGAATTTGCAAACGGCGCTTGTATTTTCACTAATAATGCCAAAGCCATTCGCTACTTTAGAGAAAAAATAGATGCCGGAATGCTTGGTGTGAATTTGGGTGTACCAGCGCCAATGGCATTTTTCCCGTTCTCGGGTTGGAAATCATCGTTTTATGGAACACTGCATGCGAACGGCAAAGATAGCGTAGATTTTTATACACATAAAAAAGTTGTAACCGCTAGATATTCGTTAAAAGGCTACGAAGAATAG
- a CDS encoding GyrI-like domain-containing protein, with amino-acid sequence MAFEIVELKAETFTGTKSEIPEFDPQKGFGPMSEIKESAFTKFAKNEKDYVGINASLDGLQYYIVASVDGTGDTTFSVPAGKYAKFVTSETDRPALDGFIGGAYGEVSQSSDVAIAGSFNLEDLREADFTIYIPVVAK; translated from the coding sequence ATGGCATTTGAAATTGTTGAATTAAAAGCAGAAACATTTACTGGAACTAAATCCGAAATCCCTGAATTTGATCCACAAAAAGGTTTTGGACCAATGAGTGAAATTAAAGAATCTGCCTTTACAAAATTTGCAAAAAATGAGAAAGACTACGTAGGCATTAATGCAAGCCTTGATGGTTTACAATATTATATCGTTGCAAGTGTGGATGGCACAGGCGATACAACTTTTAGCGTCCCAGCAGGAAAATACGCTAAATTCGTAACGAGCGAAACAGACCGCCCAGCACTTGACGGCTTCATCGGTGGAGCATACGGCGAAGTTAGCCAGAGCAGTGACGTTGCAATTGCTGGTTCATTTAACTTGGAAGATCTCAGAGAAGCAGACTTTACGATTTATATTCCAGTTGTAGCAAAATAA
- the iolD gene encoding 3D-(3,5/4)-trihydroxycyclohexane-1,2-dione acylhydrolase (decyclizing), with translation MTEKTIRLTTAQALVKFLNQQFIEVDGESAPFVDGIFTLFGHGNVVGIGQALEENPGHLKVYQGKNEQGMAHAAIAYAKQNNRQRIFACSTSAGPGSANLITAAGTALANNLPVLFLPADTFATRQPDPVLQQLEHESSLAITTNDGFQAVSRYFDRVQRPEQLMSALIRAFEVMTNPASAGPATICIAQDTEGEAFDYPAAFFQKRVHYLNRQIPTERELTEAARIIAKSKKPVIIVGGGARYSGARTELTTLSEQCNIPLVETHAGKSTVEFGFPNNLGGTGILGTLAANKAIHDADLVIGVGTRYTDFTTSSKTAFDPATKFLNINVSRMQTYKLDAFQVVGDAKATLQKLTPLLVGYKTEFGDTITTYKNEWLVERKRLSDTQFTRDNFSPEIKNQFNQATLNEYADNLKTEFTQTEALITINDTVAANSIVVCSAGSLPGDLQRLWNPAVPNTYHLEYGYSCMGYEINGALGAKMAAADKQEVYAIVGDGSFCMSHSELLTSLQYGEKINIMLFDNSGFGCINNLQMANGSDSFFCEFRDSNNQIMQVDYAKIAEGYGAKVYRANTKPDLIAALKDAKTQTKTTLIEMKVLPKTMSEGYLNWWNVGVSEVSNKESIQQAYKSKQEKLKNARLY, from the coding sequence GTGACTGAAAAAACAATTCGACTAACTACCGCACAAGCTTTGGTGAAATTTTTAAATCAGCAGTTTATTGAGGTGGACGGGGAATCAGCACCATTTGTGGATGGGATTTTCACGTTATTTGGACATGGGAATGTAGTTGGAATTGGGCAAGCCTTGGAAGAAAATCCAGGTCATTTAAAAGTGTATCAAGGAAAAAATGAGCAAGGTATGGCGCACGCGGCAATCGCCTATGCAAAACAAAATAATCGGCAACGAATCTTCGCGTGTTCCACGTCAGCCGGACCTGGTTCCGCTAACTTAATTACAGCTGCTGGAACCGCACTTGCAAACAATTTACCGGTATTATTCTTACCAGCTGACACATTTGCAACTAGACAGCCCGACCCAGTACTGCAACAGCTAGAACATGAGTCGAGCTTAGCGATAACAACAAACGATGGATTCCAAGCAGTCTCCAGATACTTTGACCGGGTGCAACGACCAGAACAGCTCATGAGTGCCTTGATACGCGCTTTTGAAGTAATGACGAACCCAGCAAGCGCAGGTCCTGCAACAATTTGCATCGCACAAGATACAGAAGGAGAAGCGTTCGATTATCCAGCGGCTTTTTTCCAAAAAAGAGTGCATTATTTAAACCGGCAAATACCAACAGAGCGAGAACTGACAGAAGCGGCTAGAATCATTGCAAAAAGCAAGAAACCAGTCATCATCGTCGGAGGTGGCGCACGTTATTCCGGAGCACGAACAGAACTAACTACGCTATCTGAGCAATGCAACATTCCCCTCGTCGAAACGCATGCCGGGAAATCAACTGTTGAATTCGGATTTCCAAATAATCTAGGTGGCACCGGAATCTTAGGAACGCTTGCCGCTAATAAAGCAATCCATGATGCTGATCTAGTCATTGGCGTTGGTACTCGCTACACCGATTTCACAACTAGCTCTAAAACGGCATTTGATCCGGCAACCAAATTCCTAAATATCAATGTCAGCCGAATGCAAACATACAAACTAGATGCTTTCCAGGTTGTTGGGGATGCCAAAGCTACTTTACAAAAACTAACACCACTTTTAGTAGGCTACAAAACCGAATTTGGCGACACGATTACCACTTATAAAAACGAATGGCTCGTTGAAAGAAAGAGACTCAGTGATACTCAATTTACCAGAGATAATTTTAGTCCAGAAATCAAAAATCAATTTAATCAAGCCACCTTAAATGAATATGCAGACAACTTAAAGACTGAATTTACACAAACTGAAGCACTTATTACAATCAATGACACAGTGGCAGCTAATAGCATCGTCGTTTGTTCAGCAGGTTCACTACCAGGCGACTTACAACGACTCTGGAATCCAGCCGTGCCAAACACTTACCATCTAGAATACGGCTATTCCTGTATGGGTTACGAAATAAATGGAGCGCTGGGTGCAAAAATGGCCGCAGCAGACAAGCAAGAAGTATATGCTATTGTCGGTGATGGCAGCTTTTGCATGTCCCACTCCGAACTATTGACTTCTTTACAATATGGCGAAAAAATCAACATCATGCTATTCGACAATTCTGGGTTCGGTTGCATTAACAACCTCCAAATGGCAAATGGTAGCGATAGTTTTTTCTGTGAATTCCGCGATAGCAATAACCAAATCATGCAAGTCGATTACGCTAAAATTGCAGAAGGCTACGGTGCAAAAGTATACCGCGCCAACACAAAACCGGATTTAATTGCCGCACTTAAAGATGCAAAAACACAAACAAAAACTACTTTAATAGAAATGAAAGTGCTACCGAAAACAATGTCAGAAGGCTATCTTAACTGGTGGAACGTGGGAGTTTCCGAAGTTTCAAACAAAGAAAGCATTCAACAAGCATACAAATCAAAACAAGAAAAACTTAAAAATGCACGATTATATTGA
- the iolB gene encoding 5-deoxy-glucuronate isomerase yields the protein MTQLLRKPMNNTIMSGVKLIHDINEPLRYVGFRMIELEQDALYEEQLAELECCAVILTGKVTINEGGNTFAQIGTRNSVFEKIPTDSVYISGGKSFSIRGISEKACVALCYAPVTQKLPTTLIQASDNFIEHRGKYQNKRLVHNILPDTSEIATSLLVVEVYTDGGNFSSYPPHKHDQDNLPAESLLEESYYHEINPQQGFVFQRVYTDDRVLDETMAVEHGNAVIVPAGYHPVGVPDGYDSYYLNVMAGPKRIWKFHNDPDHEWILDRD from the coding sequence ATGACACAACTTTTGCGAAAACCGATGAATAACACTATCATGTCTGGTGTGAAGTTGATTCATGATATAAATGAACCATTGAGATATGTAGGATTTCGAATGATAGAACTAGAACAAGATGCTTTATATGAAGAACAACTTGCTGAATTAGAATGCTGTGCGGTCATCCTTACTGGAAAAGTGACAATCAACGAAGGCGGAAATACCTTCGCCCAAATTGGCACCCGAAATAGTGTTTTTGAAAAAATTCCAACTGATAGTGTCTATATTTCAGGTGGTAAAAGCTTTTCTATTAGAGGAATCTCCGAGAAAGCATGTGTGGCACTTTGTTATGCGCCAGTCACTCAAAAATTACCAACAACTCTCATTCAAGCAAGTGATAATTTCATTGAGCATCGCGGTAAATACCAAAATAAACGACTCGTACACAATATCCTTCCTGATACGAGCGAAATTGCGACTAGTTTGCTTGTTGTTGAAGTCTATACTGATGGAGGAAATTTTTCGAGCTATCCACCGCACAAACACGATCAAGACAATTTACCCGCGGAATCACTTTTGGAAGAAAGCTATTATCATGAAATCAACCCACAACAAGGTTTTGTATTTCAGCGAGTTTATACGGATGACCGTGTGCTTGATGAAACAATGGCAGTGGAACATGGGAATGCAGTCATTGTCCCAGCAGGATATCATCCAGTCGGAGTTCCAGATGGCTATGATTCCTACTATTTAAACGTAATGGCTGGACCAAAGCGTATCTGGAAATTTCACAATGACCCGGACCACGAATGGATTTTAGATAGAGATTAA
- a CDS encoding helix-turn-helix transcriptional regulator — translation MKVINRVKTLREERGIAQNDLASILEVSRQTIHAIEKGKYNPSLELSLKIAKYFELAVEEIFQLEKE, via the coding sequence TTGAAAGTTATAAATCGAGTTAAAACGTTACGCGAAGAAAGAGGGATTGCGCAAAATGATTTAGCTTCGATATTAGAGGTTTCAAGGCAGACCATTCACGCAATCGAAAAAGGGAAATATAATCCAAGTCTAGAGCTTAGTTTGAAGATAGCTAAGTATTTTGAGTTAGCGGTAGAAGAGATATTTCAGCTAGAGAAGGAGTAG
- a CDS encoding PTS sugar transporter subunit IIB, protein MKNILLVCNAGMSTSFLVEKMKTAGTEQGIEANIWAVSDAELHENWEKADVILLGPQVGYLKGNTEKVVGGKIPVEVINMLDYGRVNGAAVLDRAMELIG, encoded by the coding sequence ATGAAAAATATTTTATTAGTATGTAACGCTGGTATGTCAACAAGTTTCTTAGTAGAAAAAATGAAAACAGCCGGAACAGAACAAGGAATTGAAGCGAATATTTGGGCTGTATCCGACGCCGAATTACACGAAAACTGGGAAAAAGCAGATGTCATTTTACTTGGCCCTCAAGTTGGCTATTTAAAAGGAAACACCGAAAAAGTAGTCGGTGGAAAAATTCCTGTCGAAGTAATCAATATGCTTGATTACGGACGTGTGAACGGGGCAGCTGTTCTTGACCGTGCAATGGAATTAATTGGTTAA
- a CDS encoding GntR family transcriptional regulator yields the protein MSGMAKYMEIYIDIRDKINQNKYTINEKLPDGDTLAREYGCSKLTVKKALDMLVQEGMIIRRRGAGTFVKSHSTNGGELALGPMAGLVNTFGKDNIKSKVILFSIEKPSKEVAEKLEMQDDYIYRIIRMREVGHKAYSIEHTYMPLAIIPGLEPRHLEDSIYNYIREDLKLKMQSAHVWVRGDKSNQEDSKLLELEEPTFMMEIEKLAHLEDGRVFEYSITRHTYESFVFETVFVQN from the coding sequence ATGTCGGGAATGGCTAAATACATGGAAATATACATAGATATCCGTGATAAAATTAACCAAAATAAATATACGATTAATGAAAAATTACCGGATGGAGATACGTTGGCTCGTGAATATGGTTGCAGTAAGCTTACCGTCAAAAAAGCACTGGATATGCTTGTTCAAGAAGGGATGATTATTAGGCGTCGCGGGGCTGGTACTTTCGTGAAATCTCACTCGACAAACGGCGGCGAATTAGCTCTCGGACCGATGGCTGGGCTTGTAAATACCTTTGGAAAAGACAATATTAAGTCAAAAGTTATTTTATTCTCGATTGAAAAGCCTTCAAAGGAAGTAGCCGAAAAACTAGAAATGCAAGATGACTATATTTACCGAATAATTCGGATGAGGGAGGTTGGTCATAAAGCATATTCGATTGAACACACCTATATGCCACTAGCGATTATTCCAGGACTAGAACCACGCCACTTAGAAGACTCGATTTATAACTATATTCGAGAAGATTTGAAATTAAAAATGCAGAGTGCGCATGTTTGGGTTCGAGGTGATAAATCGAACCAAGAGGATAGCAAGTTGCTCGAGTTGGAAGAACCTACCTTTATGATGGAAATTGAGAAACTCGCTCATTTGGAGGACGGGCGTGTTTTTGAATATTCGATTACGCGACATACGTATGAATCGTTTGTGTTTGAGACGGTTTTTGTGCAGAATTAA
- a CDS encoding zinc ribbon domain-containing protein YjdM, translating to MPKLPNCPECNSEYAYEDRGLLICPECGHEWSAVAETQEEKVFKDSNGNILTDGDSVTVIKDLKVKGASNPIKMGTKVKNIRLVDGDHDIDCKIDGFGPMKLKSEFVKKI from the coding sequence ATGCCAAAATTACCAAATTGCCCAGAATGTAATTCAGAATATGCTTACGAAGACCGCGGACTCCTAATCTGCCCAGAATGCGGGCATGAATGGAGTGCAGTAGCAGAAACGCAAGAAGAGAAAGTATTCAAAGATTCTAACGGTAACATCCTTACAGATGGCGATTCCGTTACTGTCATCAAAGACTTAAAAGTAAAAGGCGCATCAAACCCAATTAAAATGGGAACCAAAGTAAAAAATATCCGCCTAGTTGACGGCGACCATGATATTGATTGTAAGATTGATGGTTTTGGTCCAATGAAACTGAAATCAGAATTTGTGAAGAAGATATAG
- the iolC gene encoding 5-dehydro-2-deoxygluconokinase has translation MDLNKHSERKLDLITVGRACIDLNAIEYNRPMEETMTFSKYVGGSPANIAIGTAKLGLKVGFIGKISDDQHGCYIEKYMHDLTINTDGIVKDTEGRKVGLAFTEIKSPDECNILMYRENVADLYLEPAEVSENYIKDARLLLVSGTALAQSPSREAVLKAVSLARKNEVVVAFELDYRPYTWNNEAETAVYYSLVAEQSDIIIGTRDEFDRMENQAGGNNQTTKNNLFQHQAEIVVIKHGVDGSFAYTKAGETFQTKAYKTKVLKTFGAGDSYASAFLYGLFNGDSIDTALKYGSAAASIVVSKHSSSDAMPKSDEIKALIAQAE, from the coding sequence ATGGATTTAAACAAACATAGCGAACGGAAATTGGACTTAATTACAGTAGGGCGTGCTTGTATCGATTTAAATGCCATAGAATACAATCGACCAATGGAAGAAACGATGACTTTTTCAAAATATGTAGGTGGTTCTCCAGCTAATATTGCAATTGGAACGGCAAAACTTGGACTAAAAGTAGGTTTTATCGGTAAAATTTCTGATGATCAACACGGATGTTATATCGAAAAATATATGCATGATTTGACGATTAATACTGATGGTATAGTAAAAGATACAGAAGGACGCAAAGTTGGTCTAGCTTTTACGGAAATCAAAAGCCCAGACGAGTGCAATATTTTAATGTATCGCGAGAATGTGGCAGACCTGTATTTAGAACCAGCTGAAGTTTCTGAGAATTATATTAAAGATGCGCGTTTACTACTCGTATCTGGAACTGCCTTAGCGCAAAGTCCATCACGAGAGGCGGTCTTAAAAGCAGTAAGTCTAGCACGGAAAAATGAAGTCGTAGTAGCTTTTGAACTGGATTATCGGCCTTATACATGGAACAACGAAGCAGAAACAGCGGTATATTATTCGCTCGTCGCTGAGCAGTCTGACATCATTATTGGAACGCGCGACGAATTCGATCGGATGGAAAACCAAGCTGGTGGTAACAATCAAACAACGAAAAACAATTTATTCCAACATCAAGCAGAAATTGTCGTGATTAAGCATGGAGTAGACGGATCTTTCGCCTATACAAAAGCAGGTGAAACTTTCCAAACAAAAGCGTATAAAACAAAAGTTCTAAAAACATTTGGCGCAGGTGATTCTTACGCATCCGCTTTTTTATATGGCTTATTTAATGGTGACAGTATCGACACAGCACTTAAATATGGAAGTGCAGCGGCATCTATTGTGGTTAGTAAGCATAGTTCATCGGATGCAATGCCAAAAAGTGATGAAATTAAAGCACTCATTGCGCAAGCGGAATAG
- a CDS encoding YebC/PmpR family DNA-binding transcriptional regulator: MGRKWANIKEKKASKDKTNSRIYAKFGIEIYVAAKSGDPDPHSNQKLRFVIERAKTYNVPKHIIDRAIEKAKGTGDETYSELRYEGFGPNGSMIIVDALTNNVNRTASDVRAAYSKNGGNMGVSGSVAYMFDNTAIFGVEGKDADELLELLMEADIDVRDISDEDGQAIVYAEPEDFHKVQEGLKAAGMEEFTVAEIEMIPQNDIQLAGEDLEKFEKLIDALEDLEDVQKVYHNVELED, encoded by the coding sequence ATGGGCCGTAAATGGGCAAATATTAAAGAGAAAAAAGCGTCAAAAGATAAAACAAATAGTCGTATCTATGCAAAATTTGGTATTGAAATATATGTAGCGGCTAAATCAGGCGACCCAGATCCACATTCCAACCAAAAATTACGCTTTGTTATCGAACGTGCAAAAACATACAATGTACCAAAACATATTATTGATCGTGCTATCGAAAAAGCAAAAGGAACTGGCGACGAAACGTATTCCGAACTACGCTATGAAGGCTTTGGTCCAAATGGTTCGATGATTATTGTCGATGCGTTAACAAATAATGTAAACCGAACTGCCTCTGATGTACGTGCTGCTTATAGTAAAAATGGTGGTAATATGGGCGTTAGTGGCTCCGTTGCTTATATGTTTGATAATACCGCGATTTTCGGTGTGGAAGGTAAAGACGCCGACGAACTGCTTGAACTTTTAATGGAAGCAGATATTGATGTTCGTGATATTTCAGATGAAGATGGACAAGCGATTGTTTATGCGGAACCAGAAGATTTCCACAAAGTTCAAGAAGGATTAAAAGCGGCGGGAATGGAAGAATTTACAGTAGCTGAAATCGAAATGATCCCTCAAAACGACATTCAATTAGCAGGAGAGGATTTAGAAAAATTCGAGAAACTAATTGATGCTTTAGAAGACCTAGAAGACGTTCAAAAAGTATATCATAATGTCGAATTAGAAGATTAA
- a CDS encoding helix-turn-helix transcriptional regulator, with translation MKIERLIGIIMLLLQRELVSASEMAEMFEVSKRTIFRDIDTLSMANIPIYTIAGTKGGIGIMPTYKVDKKLLTTEDLQAIITSLDGMEQLLSSIETKKTLQKMKNMLDPTSESFASSISVDFSNLTTKSDSNSQVEKLYLAIKKRQLVELCYIDRSGNQTIRKTEPYHLLFRNRSWYLQGYSLERSDFRTFKLSRIVEFSVLAETFEARPFAVKPIGPIPSQPHFLMHEVSLIVDKIAREQIVERFNLVEIKRHDAEHFFAKVTLPDHEAGYRFILQLGTHVTIQNRDDFYANFVAYLNEIQGKYL, from the coding sequence ATGAAAATCGAGCGGCTTATTGGTATTATTATGCTACTTTTACAGCGAGAATTAGTCAGTGCTTCTGAAATGGCGGAAATGTTCGAAGTTTCTAAGCGAACTATTTTCCGCGACATTGACACGTTATCGATGGCAAATATCCCGATTTACACGATTGCAGGAACAAAAGGCGGTATTGGGATTATGCCAACCTACAAAGTCGATAAGAAGCTCCTGACAACAGAAGATTTGCAGGCCATTATTACCAGCTTGGATGGCATGGAACAGCTCCTTTCTTCCATCGAAACAAAGAAAACTTTGCAGAAAATGAAAAATATGCTCGACCCGACAAGCGAATCTTTTGCAAGTTCTATTTCGGTAGATTTCTCCAATTTAACTACAAAAAGTGATTCAAATTCCCAAGTGGAAAAACTATACTTAGCGATTAAAAAACGCCAACTTGTAGAACTCTGCTATATTGACCGAAGCGGGAATCAAACTATCCGGAAAACAGAGCCTTATCACCTCCTTTTTAGGAATCGTTCTTGGTATTTGCAAGGTTACAGTTTGGAGCGCAGCGACTTTCGAACTTTTAAACTATCGCGAATTGTTGAGTTTAGCGTGCTGGCAGAGACTTTTGAAGCCCGTCCATTTGCTGTTAAACCTATTGGCCCCATTCCCTCACAGCCCCACTTTTTAATGCATGAAGTCTCGCTTATTGTTGACAAAATCGCCCGCGAACAAATCGTTGAGCGTTTTAATTTGGTAGAAATTAAACGACATGACGCTGAACACTTTTTTGCAAAAGTAACGCTGCCTGATCACGAGGCTGGTTATCGCTTTATTTTGCAGCTAGGAACGCATGTAACCATTCAAAATCGTGATGACTTTTATGCTAATTTTGTTGCTTACTTAAACGAAATCCAAGGAAAATATCTATAA